In Salmo trutta chromosome 37, fSalTru1.1, whole genome shotgun sequence, the following proteins share a genomic window:
- the LOC115176885 gene encoding thioredoxin-interacting protein, translating to MVIITKKLKIFEIVFHDPTKAFYSSGDKVAGNIVVEVSEVTTVSSMRVFGIGCAKVEYAKGKHRCREDIDYLKYEDTIYLDHQTRDSNGSVTLRPGNRYEYMFGFELPHAGQLVSSYKGKFGCVQYYVRAVIERPSQPALQCEKHFEVEEPLDVNTPDLLAPAAGTKEKKLTCMFIPDGHVSISAKIDRKGFCEGEDICINAKFENTCSRIVVPKAAIMVKHTYQANGRTKVLGQKLSVVRGNHIISGMCDMWQGKTIRVPRLKPSLLGCDIIHVDYALRIYVHIPGSDKVVLELPLVIGTIPFNGFGSRTNSMSSQAESLNTPSSSFGSLRLPSQPPSYSNISRDCRIDSPLTPLLVDYDADEDEGLFMRAPELWYPPPPAYSEVDEDLKQQGPCSSGLLNHE from the exons ATGGTAATCATTACAAAGAAATTGAAGATATTTGAGATCGTTTTCCATGACCCTACTAAGGCTTTCTACTCCAGTGGCGACAAGGTAGCCGGGAATATTGTGGTTGAGGTGTCCGAGGTGACCACCGTGTCCTCTATGAGAGTGTTTGGAATTGGATGCGCAAAAGTAGAGTACGCGAAAGGAAAGCACAGATGCCGTGAAGACATTGACTATCTGAAATACGAAGATACCATTTATCTGGACCACCAGACTAGAG ATTCCAATGGCTCGGTAACTCTCAGACCAGGGAACAGATATGAGTACATGTTTGGCTTCGAGCTGCCGCATGCTGG GCAACTGGTGTCTTCCTACAAGGGGAAGTTTGGCTGTGTCCAGTATTATGTCAGGGCCGTGATAGAGAGGCCTTCCCAGCCTGCCTTGCAGTGCGAGAAACACTTTGAGGTGGAGGAGCCCTTGGACGTCAACACCCCTGACCTCCTG GCTCCAGCTGCAGGTACGAAGGAGAAGAAGCTCACCTGCATGTTCATCCCAGATGGACATGTGTCCATCAGTGCCAAGATCGACCGCAAGGGCTTCTGCGAGGGCGAGGACATCTGCATCAATGCCAAGTTTGAAAACACCTGCTCACGCATCGTGGTGCCCAAGGCAGCCATCATGGTCAAGCACACCTACCAGGCAAATGGCCGGACCAAGGTCCTAGGGCAGAAGCTCTCAGTCGTGAGGGGCAACCATATCATCTCAGGCATGTGTGACATGTGGCAGGGCAAGACCATCCGAGTGCCCAGGCTCAAGCCTTCACTCCTGGGGTGCGACATCATTCATGTGGACTATGCCCTTAGG ATCTATGTCCACATTCCCGGCAGTGACAAGGTGGTCCTAGAGTTGCCCCTGGTCATCGGGACCATCCCCTTCAATGGCTTTGGCAGCCGCACCAACAGCATGAGCAGCCAGGCAGAGTCCCTGAACACCCCCTCCAGTAGCTTTGGGTCGCTGCGCCTCCCGTCACAACCCCCCAGCTACAGCAACATCTCCCGCGACTGCCGTATCGACTCCCCCCTCACACCACTGCTGGTCGACTACGACGCAGATGAGGATGAAGGACTGTTCATGCGCGCCCCCGAGCTTTGGTACCCTCCTCCCCCTGCCTACTCCGAG GTCGACGAGGATCTCAAACAGCAAGGGCCATGTTCTTCAGGTCTGCTGAACCACGAGTAA
- the LOC115176934 gene encoding DNA-directed RNA polymerase III subunit RPC7-like isoform X2 encodes MAGLGRGRGKGYMSFSIEAVGIGKGENLPPSILQPTPLFPPMEHKPVPLVMGEEAEYMLALKQEFRGNMKTLPFYVRPAVSKKDVERYSDKYQNSEPSDNTIEWNPDWKRLPKELRIRVKKPLKENTSLSVETPVDPKPSKKTRVDKEEIIHKLETLEEEVTSDEEEGEKKKQEEGQQDGEEEYDEEEFEEETDYIMSYFDNGEEFGGDSDDNMDEAIY; translated from the exons ATGGCTGGCTTGGGCCGAGGTCGCGGCAAGGGGTACATGAGCTTCAGTATCGAGGCAGTCGGGATTGGGAAAGGGGAGAACCTGCCCCCTTCAATTCTCCAGCCTACACCTCTGTTCCCT CCCATGGAACACAAGCCTGTCCCCTTGGTGATGGGAGAGGAAGCAGAGTACATGTTGGCACTGAAGCAAGAGTTCAGGGGAAACATGAAGACCCTACCATTTTATGTCCGTCCAGCCGTCTCCAAGAAAG ATGTGGAGCGGTATTCTGATAAATATCAGAACAGTGAGCCGTCAGACAACACCATTGAGTGGAATCCAG ACTGGAAAAGGCTACCCAAAGAGCTTCGAATTCGTGTCAAGAAGCCCCTAAAAGAGA ACACCTCTCTTAGTGTGGAGACACCAGTGGACCCCAAACCCAGCAAAAAGACCCGGGTGGACAAAGAGGAGATCATCCATAAACTAGAG ACATTAGAGGAGGAAGTGACCTCAGATgaagaggaaggggagaagaAGAAGCAGGAGGAAGGGCAGCAAGATGGGGAGGAGGAGTATGATGAAGAAGAGTTTGAAGAG GAGACCGACTATATCATGTCGTACTTTGACAATGGAGAGGAGTTCGGAGGGGACAGTGATGACAACATGGATGAGGCCATTTACTGA
- the LOC115176934 gene encoding DNA-directed RNA polymerase III subunit RPC7-like isoform X1: MAGLGRGRGKGYMSFSIEAVGIGKGENLPPSILQPTPLFPPMEHKPVPLVMGEEAEYMLALKQEFRGNMKTLPFYVRPAVSKKDVERYSDKYQNSEPSDNTIEWNPDWKRLPKELRIRVKKPLKENTSLSVETPVDPKPSKKTRVDKEEIIHKLEVGITLEEEVTSDEEEGEKKKQEEGQQDGEEEYDEEEFEEETDYIMSYFDNGEEFGGDSDDNMDEAIY; the protein is encoded by the exons ATGGCTGGCTTGGGCCGAGGTCGCGGCAAGGGGTACATGAGCTTCAGTATCGAGGCAGTCGGGATTGGGAAAGGGGAGAACCTGCCCCCTTCAATTCTCCAGCCTACACCTCTGTTCCCT CCCATGGAACACAAGCCTGTCCCCTTGGTGATGGGAGAGGAAGCAGAGTACATGTTGGCACTGAAGCAAGAGTTCAGGGGAAACATGAAGACCCTACCATTTTATGTCCGTCCAGCCGTCTCCAAGAAAG ATGTGGAGCGGTATTCTGATAAATATCAGAACAGTGAGCCGTCAGACAACACCATTGAGTGGAATCCAG ACTGGAAAAGGCTACCCAAAGAGCTTCGAATTCGTGTCAAGAAGCCCCTAAAAGAGA ACACCTCTCTTAGTGTGGAGACACCAGTGGACCCCAAACCCAGCAAAAAGACCCGGGTGGACAAAGAGGAGATCATCCATAAACTAGAGGTGGGAATA ACATTAGAGGAGGAAGTGACCTCAGATgaagaggaaggggagaagaAGAAGCAGGAGGAAGGGCAGCAAGATGGGGAGGAGGAGTATGATGAAGAAGAGTTTGAAGAG GAGACCGACTATATCATGTCGTACTTTGACAATGGAGAGGAGTTCGGAGGGGACAGTGATGACAACATGGATGAGGCCATTTACTGA